A portion of the Anthonomus grandis grandis chromosome 7, icAntGran1.3, whole genome shotgun sequence genome contains these proteins:
- the LOC126738140 gene encoding fatty acid synthase-like isoform X2 has protein sequence MVQDRGIDSETDPCIQFGKLISRVPPGEQVVISGMAGMFPLSENIEEYQYNLEHKIEMVTEIPSLHPEMPPRFGKMTEKSSTSFDAGFFGLHPKHNLTLSPVSKFLLEKCYECIFDAGLHPSDLKGMNTGVFLGLCFNEVECHWFLRDLVEGGNSILGNLRSDIANRICYELKLKGLTMVTDTACSSSAYALEAAFKAIRMGQCDAALVGSANLLISGGCSLQFARLGVLSPEGRCRPFDIDGLGYVRAEAASIILLQKAKDSKRIYARIVHTKTNCDGYKEHGITYPSGVAQYNLLKEIYLESGIRPADMSYIEAHGTGTIVGDPEETNAIDEFFTPGRSTPLLIGSCKSSIGHSEPVSALCSIVKVILAFERNNISPNINYKTPRPMIHGLIAGRLEVVVENTPFRDDNRLVGVSSFGFGGGNAHVILEGMKKIKTNEGRPKDKIPRLVCISGRTEEAIDVLVKDISEKFDAEYIGLVHNIFRKDIENHIYRGYGIVSEKGSLKMSCKLFNPNKSNVALFFGGLTKYSRNVLSELLTLPALVDFSNCVSEFFSKKELDLEHIMSNFSNAAFFIADMLTQLTLTELLKQLELKFTTIEARSFGKFSSAYFQDLISLSQFLECVYVVAMVAEKTAVSTNGSGIRFTALTKYEKEILKEFKRILPAQKQMNGFQGPTMPRDSPEFLVNAVFEKNQIELSKKRTYSTILEVGQSLAVSKKIKCPVLNMSEQNSLVDIFDIIGSLYENGLQPQLYKLYPKIEFPVSRGTPMISPKIKWKHDRKQFLPSFDCTLYKTYAMVFRISPNEDEWAGVDGHVIDGKNLFPATGYLFLAWTVFAELLAVEVSKLGVVFENCKFLRACNVPKADALSRNSLELHVMIQKISGNFEITEEGIPVVTGRIKLKDAHSMPNISFKEQLSEKTMDSKDIYKELRLRGYHYKGLFKKIIQCNQAATRGKIQWCDNWIAFMDNMLQMQILSEDTRLLFVPTKISKLTIDPDRHWEQINLLKKGQDVTVDLPVEVYHNSGIIRSGGIEISGLLASSIPRKKTTAVPVLEKYQFVPNQAQLPLEQAVRVFTQIALENHCGLKIKAVEVLDEESDENLTPLAPLIQEVLSDQPLVQTDISILTSQTLDLNVNVQNKKLQHETDCTLVVGSKLLSRTNLLQDAVAVTKDIGFVISRESLDADTSQSFMGLQIINICRTPQEMLVFLKKSNQANKSRVFINVNTKTRKFDWLEELKEAVKKDQDVIAWCQNEPLNGIIGLINCISKEPDCKHIRCLFIVDKAPNFEPTMPFYKVQLDKQLVINVFKNGSWGTYRHLILDDVPEVESEHCYANSTVRGDLSSIKWIEGPLKIQNNKNQNIVKIYYASLNFRDVMTASGRINADVITRNRREQECVQGFEFSGKTLSGKRVMGMLSQGTLATMVKSDENLLWDVPNKWTLKDAATVPVVYSTCLYALVVVGKIKPGNSVLIHSGTGGIGQAAINLCLNMGCTVFTTVGTEEKRKYIKRNFPQINESHIGNSRDLSFEQMIMKETNGAGVDIVLNSLAEEKLQTSVRCLAKNGRFLEIGKFDLANDNQLTLLPFEKGISYHGVMLDKLFNEPDEVKMELKTLLQKFIDSGAVKPLQPTVFKTNEVEQAFRFMTTGKHMGKVLVEIRNEDEQHHQEKFKCLPRYKSKIITMYNFKIYFLKFFRYLCDPNKTYVICGGLGGFGLELADWLILRGAQNLVLTSRKGISTGYQQYRVSIWKSYGCNITISTKDITTKQGCEDLIKEANSIAPIGAIFNLAVVLRDAILPNQNEESFAASFGPKACATEYLDEITRKLCPQLRDFVVFSSVSCGRGNAGQTNYGMSNSVMERICEKRRADGYPGLAIQWGAIGEVGLVAEMQEDHVELEIGGTLQQSISNCLHVMDTLLRQNDAAIVSSMVVAEKKTTSLTGNIMEVIGGILGIRDIKAVSIHSTFAELGMDSMTGVEVKQTLEREYNIFLSPTEIRSVTLKRIKEMQEEGESGELVNSNESEGIMDWPVILRYVLESEEQKGCIIKLKSKSSDKDPSTLPRIIALPGIEGVCRLIESLTENLEVDAYGVNYIAESQEDSIQKSVNNILPHVEKLLQKHKPFHILAHSMGSLLALEIVARLEKLGFNGTVTFIDGSPHMLKLLVGNQRDEDLANILIDSILRIQKIEEEAATIMKDICPCPTLDDKLTKMVQNLTLDDRMTDEFVRRGFIATWKRIQATRNYSSDVKLLKSKPNLFKASILSVKNLPDDYELGQYFEEPLNISVLEGTHTTILQRKELADAIMSYIK, from the exons GTCTACATCCAAAGCACAATCTTACTCTGTCACCAGTCTCcaagtttcttttggaaaaatgttACGAGTGTATTTTTGACGCTGGATTACATCCAAGTGATCTAAAAGGAATGAATACTGGCGTGTTTCTGGGTTTGTGCTTTAATGAGGTTGAATGTCACTGGTTTTTACGAGACCTCGTTGAGGGAGGGAATTCTATATTAGG aaatctaaGATCAGATATCGCGAACCGTATATGCTACGAATTGAAACTTAAAGGTTTAACAATGGTAACAGATACAGCTTGCAGCAGCTCAGCTTATGCTCTTGAAGCAGCTTTTAAAGCTATAAGAATGGGGCAATGCGACGCTGCATTAGTTGGTAGTGCCAATTTGCTTATTAGTGGTGGTTGCTCCTTGCAGTTTGCCAG GTTAGGCGTATTAAGTCCTGAGGGTCGGTGTAGACCATTCGATATTGATGGTCTGGGATATGTCAGAGCAGAAGCAGCGTCGattattttgcttcaaaaaGCAAAGGACAGTAAGCGCATTTATGCTAGGATAGTACACACTAAAACCAACTGTGATGGTTACAAAGAACATGGTATTACTTACCCTAGTGGCGTAGCTcagtataatttattaaaggaAATATATTTGGAGAGCGGCATCCGTCCTGCGGATATGAGCTATATTGAAGCCCATGGAACAG GAACAATCGTTGGTGATCCCGAAGAAACGAATGCTATAGACGAGTTTTTCACCCCAGGAAGAAGCACCCCATTACTAATAGGTTCTTGTAAGTCTAGCATTGGACATTCTGAGCCGGTGTCTGCTTTATGTTCTATTGTTAAG GTTATTCTTGCTTTTGAAAGGAACAATATATCTCCAAATATTAACTACAAGACGCCAAGACCAATGATTCACGGCCTTATAGCTGGACGGCTCGAAGTAGTTGTAGAAAATACACCGTTTAGAGATGATAATCGTTTAGTAG gaGTAAGCAGCTTTGGTTTCGGTGGTGGCAACGCCCACGTTATTCTTGAaggtatgaaaaaaattaaaaccaatgAAGGCAGACCCAAAGATAAAATCCCAAGACTGGTATGCATCAGTGGTAGAACAGAAGAAGCAATTGACGTGTTGGTCAAAGATATTAGTGAGAAATTCGACGCTGAATATATAGGACTTGTGCATAACATATTCaggaaagatattgaaaatCACATTTATAGAGGATATGGTATAGTATCGGAAAAGGGATCGTTGAAAATGTCGTGTAAATTGTTCAACCCGAACAAGTCAAATGTGGCTTTATTTTTTGGAGGACTTACTAAATATTCCAGAAATGTATTAAGTGAATTATTGACGTTGCCAGCTTTAGTCGACTTTAGTAATTG cgTTTCCGAGTTTTTTTCGAAGAAAGAACTCGACTTAGAACACATAATGTCAAATTTTTCGAATGCTGCCTTCTTTATCGCAGACATGCTTACCCAACTCACCTTAACCGAATTATTGAAGCAATTGGAATTGAAATTTACAACAATCGAAGCTCGTTCCTTTGGAAAATTTAGCAGCGCTTATTTCCAGGATCTGATTTCATTAAGTCAGTTCTTAGAATGTGTTTATGTAGTAGCAATGGTGGCAGAAAAAACTGCCGTAAGCACAAATGGTAGTGGAATACGTTTTACAGCTTTGACCAAATATG aAAAGGAAATATTGAAGGAATTCAAACGAATTCTACCAGCACAAAAACAGATGAATGGTTTTCAAGGACCTACTATGCCTCGTGACTCTCCCGAATTCCTTGTAAATgctgtatttgaaaaaaatcaaattgaattAAGTAAGAAACGTACATATTCTACAATATTGGAAGTTGGTCAAAGCTTGGCCGTTTCAAAGAAAATCAAGTGCCCAGTTTTAAACATGAGCGAACAAAATAGTTTGGTGGACATTTTCGATATAATTGGAAG TTTATATGAAAATGGTCTACAGCCGCAACTTTATAAACTCTATCCCAAAATTGAGTTTCCTGTAAGTCGAGGCACTCCAATGATCTCCCCGAAGATTAAGTGGAAACACGACCGCAAACAGTTCCTGCCATCATTCGATTGCACCCTGTATAAAACGTATGCGATGGTTTTCCGAATAAGTCCCAACGAAGATGAGTGGGCCGGTGTGGATGGGCATGTAATTGATGGCAA aaACCTATTCCCAGCGACGGGATATTTGTTCCTAGCTTGGACCGTCTTTGCGGAGCTATTAGCAGTAGAAGTGTCGAAACTTGGTGTGGTGtttgaaaattgtaaatttttgagAGCTTGTAACGTACCGAAAGCGGATGCACTTTCACGAAACAGCCTTGAGCTCCACGTGATGATTCAAAAGATTTCtggaaattttgaaataactg AAGAGGGTATTCCAGTAGTGACAGGACGAATCAAACTAAAAGACGCACACAGCATGCCAAACATTTCATTTAAGGAACAATTATCTGAAAAGACGATGGACTCCAAAGATATTTATAAGGAACTAAGACTCAGAGGTTACCACTAcaa AGgccttttcaaaaaaatcattcaatGCAATCAAGCAGCAACCAGAGGTAAAATACAGTGGTGCGATAACTGGATAGCATTTATGGATAATATGCTTCAAATGCAGATTCTTAGTGAAGATACTAGACTCTTGTTTGTTCCTACTAAGATATCCAAATTAACTATTGATCCCGATAGACATTGGGAACAAATAAATCTGCTGAAAAAAGGGCAGGATGTAACTGTTGATTTGCCAGTAGAAGTATATCATAATTCTGGAATCATtag atcTGGGGGAATAGAAATTAGTGGTCTGCTAGCATCTTCAATACCTCGAAAGAAAACTACTGCAGTACCAGTATTGGAAAAGTATCAGTTTGTGCCAAATCAAGCACAGCTACCGCTGGAACAAGCTGTTAGAGTCTTTACGCAAATAGCTTTGGAAAACCATTGCGGCCTTAAAATTAAAGCGGTTGAAGTTCTTGATGAAGAAAGTGATGAAAATCTAACCCCACTAG ctCCATTGATTCAAGAAGTTTTAAGTGATCAACCACTAGTTCAGACTGACATTAGTATCTTGACCAGCCAAACACTtgatttaaatgtaaatgttcaaaataaaaaattacaacatgAAACAGACTGTACGCTTGTAGTTGgaagcaaattattaagtagAACTAAT CTTCTTCAAGATGCCGTAGCGGTTACTAAAGATATTGGTTTCGTTATTAGTAGAGAATCCTTAGATGCAGATACAAGCCAAAGTTTTATGGggctacaaataataaatatatgtagaaCTCCCCAAGAAATGttagtatttttgaaaaaaagtaatCAGGCAAATAAATCAAGGGTCTTTATAAATGTCAATACAAAGACAAGAAAGTTCGATTGGTTAGAAGAGCTAAAGGAAGCGGTAAAAAAAGATCAAGATGTGATTGCGTGGTGCCAAAATGAACCTCTGAATGGTATAATTG GTCTTATAAATTGTATTTCTAAAGAACCTGATTGCAAGCATATCAGATGTCTGTTTATAGTAGACAAAGCACCAAACTTTGAGCCAACTATGCCATTCTATAAAGTACAACTTGATAAACAGTTAGTTATCAATGTTTTTAAGAACGGATCTTGGGGTACATACAGACATCTCATTTTGG ATGACGTACCAGAAGTTGAAAGCGAACACTGCTATGCCAACAGCACAGTTAGAGGAGATTTATCAAGCATCAAATGGATCGAAGGACCTCTGAAAATTCagaataacaaaaatcaaaatattgttaaa atatactATGCTTCCTTAAACTTCAGAGATGTTATGACTGCATCAGGCCGAATAAACGCAGATGTGATCACAAGAAATCGAAGGGAGCAAGAATGCGTTCAAGGTTTTGagttttctggaaaaacttTAAG TGGTAAAAGAGTGATGGGTATGTTATCTCAAGGAACATTGGCTACAATGGTTAAATCAGATGAGAACCTTTTATGGGATGTGCCAAACAAATGGACCCTGAAAGATGCAGCTACAGTGCCTGTAGTCTATAGTACTTGTTTATATGCTTTGGTTGTC GTTGGTAAAATAAAACCCGGTAACTCAGTACTAATCCATTCAGGAACTGGCGGAATTGGACAGGCAGCCATAAACCTTTGCTTAAATATGGGTTGTACAGTATTCACCACTGTGGGCACCGAAGAGAAACGAAAatacattaaaagaaatttccCACAAATTAACG AAAGTCACATAGGCAACTCTAGAGATCTCAGTTTTGAACAAATGATAATGAAAGAAACAAACGGTGCTGGAGTGGACATAGTGCTTAATTCTCTTGCTGAAGAGAAATTACAGACCTCTGTACGATGCTTGGCCAAAAATGGTCGGTTTTTAGAAATTGGGAAATTTGACTTAGCCAATGATAATCAGTTAACACTATTGCCTTTCGAAAAAGGCATCAGTTATCATGGAGTTATGTTGGACAAGCTCTTTAATGAACCAGACGAAGTTAAAATGGAGCTTAAAACGTTGCTACAAAAGTTCATTGATAGTG gtgCGGTTAAACCATTACAACCGACAGTATTTAAAACAAACGAGGTCGAGCAGGCGTTTAGATTTATGACCACAGGAAAACATATGGGAAAAGTGTTAGTTGAAATAAGGAACGAGGATGAACAACATCATCAAGAGAAATTTAAATGTCTTCCAAggtataaaagtaaaattattaccatgtataactttaaaatatattttttaaaatttttcaggtACTTATGTGATCCGAATAAGACTTATGTAATTTGCGGTGGCCTGGGTGGCTTTGGATTAGAGTTGGCTGACTGGCTTATTCTTAGAGGAGCTCAAAATCTGGTGTTAACTTCTCGAAAGGGGATTAGTACTGGATATCAACAATATAGAGTGTC AATCTGGAAAAGTTACGGTTGCAACATCACAATTTCCACCAAAGATATAACAACAAAACAAGGCTGTGAAGACCTTATAAAAGAAGCAAACAGCATTGCGCCAATAGGAGCCATTTTTAACTTAGCTGTAGTTTTAAGGGACGCCATTTTGCCAAATCAAAATGAAGAATCTTTTGCCGCGTCTTTCGGTCCTAAGGCATGCGCTACTGAATACTTGGATGAAATTACTAGAAAACTGTGCCCTCAATTAAG aGACTTTGTCGTCTTTTCTTCGGTATCTTGCGGTAGAGGTAACGCTGGACAAACAAACTACGGTATGTCAAACTCGGTAATGGAAAGAATATGTGAAAAAAGACGAGCTGATGGGTATCCAGGCTTGGCTATTCAATGGGGCGCTATAGGAGAG gtTGGGCTTGTGGCTGAAATGCAGGAGGATCATGTGGAACTAGAAATTGGTGGTACCTTACAACAAAGCATATCGAACTGTTTGCATGTTATGGATACTCTTTTAAGGCAGAATGATGCTGCAATCGTTTCCAGTATGGTGGTAGCTGAAAAGAAAACTACCTCGCTAACTGGCAATATTATGGAAGTTATTGGCGgaatattag GAATAAGAGACATAAAGGCTGTCAGCATACATTCGACTTTCGCTGAGTTGGGTATGGATTCAATGACTGGTGTAGAAGTTAAACAAACTTTGGAAAGGgaatataacatatttttgtcGCCCACTGAAATAAGAAGTGTGACCTTAAAAAG gaTAAAGGAAATGCAGGAAGAAGGAGAGTCTGGAGAACTTGTTAACAGTAACGAATCAGAGGGTATAATGGATTGGCCGGTGATATTAAGATATGTCCTGGAGAGTGAGGAACAAAAAGGTTGTATTATTAAGTTGAAATCTAAAAGTTCAGATAAGGATCCATCCACATTGCCGCGAATCATTGCTCTGCCAG gtATCGAGGGAGTCTGCAGGCTCATAGAAAGTCTcacagaaaatttagaagtagATGCATATGGAGTAAATTATATTGCCGAAAGCCAAGAGGATAGTATACAAAAATCTGTAAATAATATACTGCCT CACGTAGagaaacttttacaaaaacataaGCCCTTCCACATATTGGCCCACTCAATGGGCTCTTTACTAGCACTAGAAATAGTTGCTAGATTGGAAAAATTAGGATTCAACGGTACCGTGACTTTTATCGATGGCTCGCCTCATATGTTGAAATTACTTGTTGGAAATCAAAGGGATGAAGATTTAGCCAATATTCTCATTGACAGTATTTTGAGAATACAGAAGATTGAAGAGGAAGCTGCAACAATCATG aaAGACATCTGTCCATGCCCAACGTTAGACGATAAACTGACCAAAATGGTTCAGAATCTTACTTTAGATGACAGAATGACGGACGAATTTGTCCGTCGTGGCTTTATTGCTACATGGAAACGGATTCAAGCAACACGCAATTATTCTTCGGACGTCAAACTATTAAAATCTAAGCCGAATTTGTTCAAGGCATCAATTCTGAGCGTCAAGAACTTACCAGATGATTACGAACTCGGGCAGTATTTTGAGGAACCTTTGAATATCTCG gtACTGGAGGGAACCCATACGACAATTCTGCAACGCAAGGAACTCGCGGATGCCATAATGAGCTACATAAAGTAA